The following is a genomic window from Halichoerus grypus chromosome 5, mHalGry1.hap1.1, whole genome shotgun sequence.
AATGTAGTGTTGGAACTGCCACAATGCGCGTTAAAACAATACTACTATAAAGATACTATcaacatttactttaaaagtttCCTATATTCAGAGTTGTACACTAAAATTTTCCATATCGAAAATTCCATCCTTTATAGGATGTTTCCTTGTTTATATTGTATTTGTGTTTAGAGCCCTGCATGAAACCAAAGTGTTATTCAATTATAAGATGAGTACTTGATGTATTTTTTAGGAAGCCAAGCTGTCTGAAACAATTTCAGCTTCCAATGCCTGGAAAAGTCATTATGAGAAAATTCTAATAGAAAAAACTGAATTGGAAGTTCAGATTGAAACAAtgcaaaagtaagaaaaaaatttagaatctTTGTACGGGTTAATAAGAAGTGTTTTCAGTTCCTTCCTCTTTAAGCAGTTTGCATTTTGGTTCTTCTGGATTACATGTGGTGAAGGTTGTCCATATGATTCGATATTTTtgctatttataattttaaagacttttcttattctattctaaaaatacaataaaatgattaCCCACTAAAAAGTGCATTGGTGttcacattttgaattttgtagGTTAGTATTTGGAATTGGGTATGTGTCATCTATTATTTGCAGTTAAATGTTAACACTACTTTGTCTTAAAATGGAAGTGATAGTTCTCTACCAAACAAGAATGTGTAAGTAAGAATATATAACAGAGCTTGCAATAACAGCACAAATGCTTTCAAAATCCTAAAAATTACTGTTCCTTAAAGTGCCTTAATTGCAtaacaaagaaaatcaatgagtaaaaatgcttatcttttttgctttgaaatttattaCTGATAAACTAATAGTAATGAACCCtgcacatttgtttttaaatgttttattttctgtatattctcTTCAATTTTATCATTGTAAACTAGCATGTATAATTCGCTTCTAGAGGTGAGTTATTGCCTCACTTGATCCTTTTATTTAACCTTGGCcttgagattgtgtgtgtgtatgtgcatgtgtgtgaatgaGAGACAGATGGCCACTGAGATAATAGTTCAGATATTTTACTGAATAGCAAAGGGAATGGTGTGCAATTTTTCATTGGCATCCTCAGTGAGTAAATATTGCTAATCAAGGTTTTGCAGGTAGTAGCCTGGCAGATAACTGCTTCCTGTTCACTTTGTTCTAGTGACTTGTACTAACTTTAAAACCACATACCCTAGCAACATCATTTCAGAAACACacttaaaaagtattatttgaatgaaaatttttatgacttttataaaatatatcatttatctCATAAAGGCAAGTTGCAAATCTTTTGGAAGACCTGAAGAAAGTGGAAGACCTTGGAAAAAATTCATGTGAAGAAATTCTTAGAAAACTTCACTCAATTGAATATGAAAATGAAACTCTGAATCTTGAGAATACAAAATTAAAGGTAATGTGTGTCCTGGGGcgatggctggctcagttggtggagcatgcagctcttgatctcggggttgtgagtttgagctccatattgggtgtagagattacttaaaaataaaatctttttttttttttaaaaaaaggtaatgtgtgttcgtgtgtgtatgtgagtataTTGTCCAATGACAACTTAGTAGAAGTAGCTGGAATGGTTGCATGATTAGGATAGTGCTCTTGTGTCATTTTGACCTTTATGTTTGTAAGGGTATTAGAAGATCATTATAATATGCAACTTCTAAAGCTACATATATATCCatgtttatatatctatatatacatatatagacacacatatttgtatatagatttttaagtgtttatagttgtatatacacagatatatgtTAAAGTTGTTTTCAGCAATATTAAATAAGATTTATGAGGTTGAATAACTGTCTCGACTTCTAAAAACTTTATTTGTTCTTCAGTTTTAGCTGTTGAATCATCCAAAATTACATTAACTTTAATGCGTAAGATTTTTTTCTAGGTGTCATGGTTACGATAGGATATAACCTCAGGCCTGGTCTGTTTGAAACCAGAAAGTATGTTCCTGGCTGCTTCATAACCAGAAAGAATTTTCCAACTTAATCAAATCCAAGGGGTGATTGGTTTGTATGTGTAccagagaaaaaaatggggaagaagtttttatactttctgagaagaaaaaaattgagttcTCAATTAGAGATACAAGTAACCAGATGAGACTTGATTAAAGATGACcgcatcggggcgcctgggtggcccagtcagttaggcatctgccttcagctcaggtcatgattctggggtcctgggatggagccctgcatcagagtccctgctcagcggggagtctgcttctccttctcactctccctctgtgtctccctctctctttctctctctcaaataagtaaaatcttaaaaaaaaaaaaaaagatgacagcaTCATTTTCAGCTCTTTAATACTATTTTTGGAGGATCGTAAATAGAACACAGAAAAGAATCTATGTAAAAAGGCCAGAGTTGGCAGTTCAAAGCAGATATGGCATCAGAGAACCAACCCTCTTTTTAGTTCTCTTTTCTGCCATTCCTGGGTTATGACCCTCATGATCCAAAATGGTTGCTGGAGATTGCCAGGGGGAAAAGATGAGTTATagcccacccccctttttttttcatctccccTTAGGGAGACTTCCTGTAAGTTCCATACCATTCTACTCTTCTACTTATTCAGGCACATGGCCCCAACTAAGTGCAAGGGAGACTAGGGAATGTAGTCTTCTAGTTATCCTGGGCTCTAGCCAAATATGAGTACTCATTATTTCCTGCaatttgttcatgttttcctgTATCTCTTCCTGTAGTTTTACTATATTTACAGTTTGGAATCATTTTTCCTAGTACCTAAGACCTACCTTAGTTCAGCTCAAGTGCTACCTCCTCCCCAAAGTCTTTTCAATCGGGATGAGTCTCTCCTTATAATCTCCCATCTTTATATGCCCAGAATGCCCAGGGAAGATGTGACATACACTTAGCtctccatgaatatttattggaaacaattttattatgtttattttcttaatttccttgaTAACCTTCAGagagaaaggattaaaataatatttcatcaattataaatctaatttttaatcaaatggtaagtagaattaattttaaattacataggtATGAGAATCATTGGGTTAAAGTTTATATCTTATATTCTGTTAATAATTCggaaacatgtatttttaatgtattattctttggatttttgtttaaggaaaaaaacctagGTGTGTTTGGCATATGTTTCTGTAATGTAAAATTGCCTAGAtgtattttgttacttttaatgactttagaataattttagattttaaaacatttcaaatgaaaaaagaatctaGCTGATATTGGTTCCAAGACCCAGTGACCTCTTCTCTTGAAATTGCAAGGGTTTATTTGGATGGTTGTAAGTTCTATTTGTTCACTATAAAGAgctgaaaaaaaacagaaaagcataaagggaaaaatttaaaaatcacttgtaaTCTCACAACTCAAAGAAACTAAAGTTACCATTTTAGCATATAGTTTTGGGGAGTTTGGACTAGTTCCAGTGTTTTGctactataaataaaaatgtgggtaGTTTCTTTGAGTCTTTTTGCCtgttttcttaggataaatttctaggaTTGTAATTATATGGTCAAAAGGAAGGCTCATTTTTGGTGTTATATATTTCCAAATTACCCATCATATGGGTCACTATATTTTTCCCAGTACTAgacaattttaaaacatctctctCCATATTCGCTAGGTGATCTCATCTAGTGTTGGGCCTTTAATTACCGTCTGTATCCTGGGGGCTCTCAAATTTGTATCTCTAGCCTAGACCTTGCCCCTGAATTCCAGACATATCTTCTATTGCCTACTCAAAATCTCCACTTAGATATTTAACAGGTGTCTCAAAGTTAGCATGTTTAAAATAGAGCTCCTGTATTCCCCCAAATAGCTCATCCTACAGTTGTCCGCATCTCAGTTAACAACAATCATCCGACCTTTCATCTGgtgtcatccttgactcctttcTCTCCCACCTGCTTCCAGTCTGTCAACAGATCTTCACATAGATGTAGGATTTGACCACCTCTCCCCAGCACCACTGCTGTTGTCTTGGTTTAAGCAACCATCATCTCATAGTTGCGGTGACTTCCTGACCCCCCTTTGCGTCCGCCCTCGCCGCTGCAGTCAGCTTTCAGTGCAGCATAGCGTAGTTCCCATACAAATGTAAGTCAGACCATGTCACTGCTCCACCCAAAACCCTCCAATCATATCTGGTTAATAAACACTTACAAAGCATTGTTCCATCTGGCTTTCCAGtacttctctgacctcatctccttccattctcccctttgttttctcccttcctgccacATTAGCCTTGCTGTTTTTCCCCTAACTGGCCAGGGCTTGTCCCACAGTTGCCTTTCTCTGTGGGAATTCTCTTCCCTCAAAGAGCCACACTTCCTTTCAGTGTTTGCTCAGAGGTCCCTTTCTCCGGAGGCCTCCCTGGCCCATCCCCAACATGTCATTCCTATCCTGCTTTTGTGTATGATCTGTTTTACTTcatattcttgttttttgttcATCTATCCCCTTTGTGTCTGTCTATATGTGGAGTACATAAGCCCCATGAAGGAAGGAATTTTTTGGTTCTTTCCTTCATTAATAAAGGAATATCCAGTGTCTAGAGCATTTTTCAATAACTAGTAAatgttttttcatgtatttttctatcATGTacatttctgtctttatgaattacCTATTCATTATcctttatatgtctttttttctaattaatatgTAAGAACCCTGTACTAAGGGTATTAATCTTTTGTCATAATTTGTTActctcttttacattttatttgcctcttaaattttttgaggGGGCAATGAAATTTAGAGAGATATATTTACACACAAGTAtcgatacattttttttttcttttatggcttctgtTAAGTCTGTCACATTTCTGCGTATCTTATAAATAGAAGCACTGACTGCCTGCAATCcagactatcttttcaaggatgtatAGTGAGCATCCTTGGAAGACAGCCATGTTTTCTTACCAAAGGGTAGACGTGCTTACTGCCTGTTAGGAGAGATCTGGGTTCCCTAAACTCGGGGTTGCTCCTCTGCAGTGCATCCCACTGCGTGTGCAGGTGTCATCTGGCCCTCATTGTGTCGCTCTAGGGGAACCGGGGCTTGGGAGACAAATGCAAATCTGACATCTGGCTACCGCTCTTGCTGTAATCAAGTTTtgtgtctctgacccaggagtctcaaCGTCTTCTGCTAATATGCGTGAAACTGTTCCAGGCTCACTTGTCAACTTGGAGGGTAAAATCCCAAACCCTTACAGTGCTTGATATCTTCTTCTGATTTTATGCTTAGTAGGGGTTTTGCTATCCTAAAATCAAAATTTTAGCTGTATCTtctgtgaaaaattttaaaactttatttttaaaatataaataaatataaaaaataatgttgggTGGAGGCAAGTAgttcatctgttttttctttctaatagttAAACAGTTGTCTTATTACCATTATTTAGTGATCCATATTTTCctcattgatttaaaaattcaatctttatcatatactaaatataactttagtgtatttttctgtttctgttccattgacctctATATTCTTATGTTGGTATCTTGAAATTTttagttctttatacatcttaaTATCTAATACGTACTGAGATTCTCTACCTTAATATTCCTTTCAGAATTATATTAGTCTTTCCCGTTTATTTTTCCGtatgagttttaaaattaattttgtcatGTTCCCCCTCCTCCCAACTATTATGCTTTTGGTTGAAATTGCATTTAAAGTGTTACCCATTTGGAAAAAACTGATATGTCAAATAGTATGAGTCTTCCCATCTAAGAAcatggtattttaaaagttttagaaaaatttaaaaaatatatgtcttaCATACAAGTCTTATTATAGTTACTCATGAATATTACTGACTTTTGAAAATACTTAAATTGAAGTGGTAATTATATGCAGTAACAGTGATTATTAACCTTTCAATAAATGAGATGTTTTTATAATCCTAGCACTGGAGTATAAATGAATTCTAATGATTTAcaaaatctatttatattttccttgctAGACTACACTTGATGCTTTGAAGGATGAGGTGGTTTCTgttgaaaatgaacttttagaattgcaagaagtagaaaaacaacagaagacCCTTATTGAAGTATATAAAACTCAGGTGATTATTTCACtgattttattgttaaattttgtAGGCAATTTAAAACACTGTACTTTTTTTATGATCTAAATAAGCAGAACTGAAGAAAGGTAGAGCTATTATTTTATGATAGAATATATGTCCCATATATTTCTTAAGGTCCCACATATTTTTATAAGTAGATGATTCTGCTGATTCCTGATTCAAACATTGACTGTGTATGTATTGGCTATTCCTAAAAGTAGATCTAAAGTTAATTATGTAGGTGTAATATAAATCTTATGAATAATATTGTTAAACTTAGTATATTGTCATCTTGGATATTTAATGGCATTGATTTAGAATAATAACTCCCTTCTAGGGTCATTAAAACGCAGTACTCCCtttttcccaataaataaaatgaaattctgattTGCTCACATGAAAGACCTGGATAAGAGTtgtgaaaatatatatggaatagaGCTGTGTTCAGTGGCAGTTTATAGAAAACCTTATGTTTTGGAAACTTTGTAGTATTCAAGAAAAACTTTACAAGATGCAGGTCCTTAATGATGGTAACAAACTGGTCAATAAAGAGCTGGGTTTTACTGGAAAAGAGAGCATTTGCATTAAAGAATAATGAACTAAAGATAAAAGCTTAAGGAGGGCATCCTGTTGATAAGTAGGAAGGAAGTTCATCTGGATGGTTAAGATGGAAAAATGGAGTCAAGACATCTAGTTAGAATCCTGCAGTCATGTGGAACTTATCAGAGGTAGGATGGAGGTTGTGGTGGACTGTGGGCCTGTTACTGAGAATGTCAGCTGGGTCGTCCAGCTGGGTGTTTGGGTTTAATCCCTCAGCAAGAATAATGTGCATGTTCTAGGCTCTGGGCTTTGTATAAAggcctcagatttttttttttttttttgagcattgtTTTAAGTGTAAAATAATTGGTATGGGAGCTAGTTTGGACCAGAgattgatgtttttttttaagaaaacaaaaatgtattttattttgttataataaatgTGACTTTTCCCAAAACTGCATGTGGACATACATGTCAGCATATTTCAGTTACTCCTtagtcttcagatttttttttttttttgattctttaAGGTGACCTTGACCTGCAAATAAAGATCTCTCTAATATTCAGGCTCAAGGGGAGAGTCTAGAAATATTGATGTGAAAAGACAGGTAAATCATAAAAGGATTGTGGATTGGAGCAACCTCAGAGCACTGAGCGATTTTTGTATTAAAGTAGGAATAACATTAGATAAAGATTTTGAGGGTGTTAATAGGGAAATaatgatttgtttaaaattaaaaattcagatgtttagttttttaatttactttatggtcttaataaaatatgttactctaataatatattttattttcagatacaAAAATTGCAAGAAGCAGCTGAAATGGTGAAAAGCAGATGCGAAAATTTGCTACGTGAAAATAACctaattacaaaaaacaaaaataaaaaattagagaagGTGAGTTTGATGTTTTAagcaataaattaatatttatgttttatactttatGAATATTATACATATTCTTTTATTGTGGTCATTTTCTCTAGTTTTGACCTAGGAATTATCTGTCTTAAATCTCTGTGAGAGTTTGTTTTCTAAGGACATAGTGTCTCCTCCAGGCTTGAAATGTTTGCTTGTATgaatgtttttttactttttccttaatatttggaaaatagcaTAAGTGTTTAATTTTTCTGATACAAGAGCAGACTCacatatctcaaaaaaaaaatggttatcaCTTATCACGGGCTTCATCAGCCACAAATAGCAAATTTGAATATATCTCCTTTTTAATCCCACTTATTTGTTTTGGGTACTAAATCTTTTGTgtctaaaaagtaaagtaaagtaaATATTCGCTGCTAGATgctttttggaagaaaaataatatttaaaaaagcaGCATGATTTCCCTTTTATCACCCCATTGCAACAGAATGAGGGGAAGGCCAGTGTTGGCAAGTTATGAtgtttttgtgaatatttttaactttttaagtgaAACCACATCCCTCTTTGGGTCTTCTCATGTTGTTTTGGTAAGGAAGTAGTGAAAGTCGTAGGACACTGACTCCCGGCTGGAGAGGTCATGGGATGTTACCAGTCACTTCCAACTGAGTGTAATAAGGTGACTGTCTCTGGGTTGCCCCCACGTCTTGGGATTGAGAAGTCTGAGTGAGGCACAGTGTGAAGAAGAGGTCAGCCAGAGCAGGCATTCTGCTGGTTAAACAGAGATAAAGATAGCCCACCAAACATGCAACTTACTACTTTCTTAGAATTACTTTTCACCTATTTTTAGCAGCATGTTTAGCATTTCATGTGTCCTGGTCTCTGTCTCTCACGAGAGGTACCACCGCAAAGGTCTCCTCTTTTTGCTAGGCAACACTGTAAataaaagtctattaaaaaaccGGTTCAGGAGGCTGATGGGGCAGAAGCCTGTGATTTTCAGATACCGTGAGTCACAATGTCTTCTAACTGGTATTAAAccagaaaagtcattttttaagatgaaatttttccttttccttttccactgtcAAGTCTCCTGGTTTTCTCATGGGCTCTCAGATGTTTGGGGTCCCAAAGGTGTGCTTTGTTCTCGTTTTATCTTTTGTGATCAAGAATGCCAGATGTGCACGGTAGCTCTAGGTGTTCCCTGTCTCAGGGAAAGACTCTAGCTCTTGTGTTTTCCTCCCTATAAACATCCTAAATGCCATATGTctggttattttttcttaattaaccGTGTAAGCATTTCTTATGGGTGCTTCTTGTCACATCTCCACAAAATTGTCACGGTGAGGCACTGCAGTGGCCAAAGGGGTGACTGTAGATAAAATTAGAGAGACTTGCTCCTAGTAATATTAATGATGAAACGACAGTCTACTGAGGACTGATGATATGAGCTATCTTGACATAATACACCATAAACCCCACCAATCTGGACTAAGATGAGTGCAGCAAGCCTATTCTAATTGAAATATCTGAGTTACAAGATTGACAAAGTGACAATTACTTTAGCTTGATGGCTGAACAGTAGCAAACGACCATACCAGGTTTACTAGTAATAACTATGCTTGAAGATAAATGACAGGATTCAGAAAGTTTGCTTTCCTAAGTAGGTTAAACATTCTCCCCTGTAGGCTGATAAAACTGTATGCATTGACtcaacaaacttttaaaaaatatttttaaaattttaactctaaTGTCATTAACATACAGCACTGTATTACTCAGCAAACTTTTTGAAAACCAAAGTACGGCCCACTTTTGAGGTATGTGTTCTCTATAGCAGAGTCTCACTTaatgtttattcatatttatttggtTGAATCTTTTCGTTTAAAACCATTATACCTAAAATACTATATTACAAGCATATCTAGTATTTAAGATAGTAAAAACGTTAATGCTGAATGTGTGACTTTGCACTTATTTCCCTAATGCTACAACTCAGTTGAGAGGCCAGATGGAGTCTCATCTGCAGGAGTTAGAGCGCGTCCGCGATTCCTTGACGGCGGCGGAAGGGAGGCTTCACGAGTGTCAGGAGAGTCTGCAGCACTGCAAGGGGAAATGTGCAGACCAGGCGCACACCGTTAGCGAGCTGCAGGGCCAGGTGTCCGGCCGGCATTCTGCTTTCTACTAGATACGTGAAAGGAAACTTTGGAATGATTTCACCAGTTGAAGGCACTACTGTCaggggttgattttttttttttttttaaactcccatCTCCATCAGTTTATCAGTTTATTGCAGATGCTGTAATATTCTGCAAGCtattcttttagtattttatcatgaaaaattgGTAACTAAAATTGCTCATTTTCGTTTATTTGTACAAATCTATATTTAGATATTGCAGAACATGGTAACAGCATGAGAGAAGGAGCAATgctatatttacatatatattttttgacatCAGGATAAGCTAAATTATTGTAATTTACCTTACaaaaattacaatttattttaattagaattatGCATCGAGTTCATTTGGATTCTTCTCAGTTATTTTTTTGCCAACATATACTTTTGTACTTCATCAAAACAGAGATCATGGGTGCCCAGTTAGTCACCACATAGCCACCTCCTAATTCAATGCCTAGCagagtaagtgcttaataaatatttctttaattatgttttttcaAAGATGCATGTGCAAGGAGGTAGcaagtgtttttgtttatttgcaaaACAATTTTAGGAACAATTCCCTGTCTGTCTTCCAAATGTAATCtggattttaattttgaaatacatcctatttttaaacatgcaaacaaaattttgctaaatttaaatttctgagaAGAGATTTTTCTAGGAAAATGCCAATCTGTATAGATAACCTAAATCATTAATTAAATtatgagaaaaattttattttcaaagcttcttaaaataaatatagcttTTGAAGCAATGGGAAGAATATTCTGTCTTGATATTGGCAAATTGTCTTTggttgatttgtttattttattttgtttctcacaAATATTGTTTTTACTTGTAGTTACAACTTCATAGATAGTCAATTATCAATCACTGTCTTTAGGTAAAACAAGAAATTATAAGAGTACTTAAAAATCCAACAATAGGAGATTAATACTGTGTAGTCTTCaaatttacttaataaaataaacatcctttTCCAAGAAAGCATTGTTCAGAATGTATTATTTGCTAtctttcagaaaaatttttaGTAGATGATTTTTCATGAGGCagtttagtgtttttaaaattaatcaggAATTTAAGAGCTTGTGTTTTAACAATgcgatatttcttttttttttttttataaatgttagtttttttttttttttaaagattttatttatttacttgacagagagagacacagcgagagagggaacacaagcagggggagtgggagaggcaggcttcctgctgagcagggagcccgatgtgggactcgatcccaggaccctgggatcatgacctgagccgaaggcagacgcttaatgactgagccagccaggcgcccccaatgcaatatttctttgtgtctctctgtgtagtagtaataataatatttacgTCTTCTTGTTTTTTATGATTATTCTAACAATAAAGTATATAGATTTCTTTGGAAGTTGGTTATAAAGAAAATAaccaggaaaacttttttttcccccttttaggTTGATGCAAATCATAATCTTCTGAGAAAGCTTTCTCTGGAAGAGGAAAATTATCTTATTCAGTTGAAGTGTGAAAACCTTAAACAGTAAGTATTAAATTGACTTAAAATTGGTGTTACATTTTTCTCTACacactataattttaaaatatatgttttctgtaaaaagaaaattagaacagATGGATGCGGAAAATAAAGAACTTGAAAAGAAGCTGGCAAACCAAGAAGAATGTCTTAAGCATAGCAATCTTAAGTTTAAAGAGAAATCAGCAGAATATACAGCATTGGCCAGACAGCTGGAAGCTGCTTTAGAAGAAGGAAGACAAAAGGTACAGATGGCCTTTATTTAGAAACTTTTTAATTAGTTTACCAAAGAGTCGTCTTTTTAAACAGACAATATCTCATCTTACCAAACCTACAGTT
Proteins encoded in this region:
- the ODF2L gene encoding protein BCAP isoform X4, whose translation is MEVIQRNYVLILQVHQRTNIYHRLPVKVISAGDSLSSMLEKLTDNESENTNLKKKVLEKETYIQELSCLFQNEKANALKANRFSQSVKVVHERLQFQIHKKEAENDKLKEYIKSLETKITEWNLQLRKNKHEAVAMKESSKQKTIALKKASKIYRQRLKHFTGDMESLTSQIRDQEAKLSETISASNAWKSHYEKILIEKTELEVQIETMQKQVANLLEDLKKVEDLGKNSCEEILRKLHSIEYENETLNLENTKLKTTLDALKDEVVSVENELLELQEVEKQQKTLIEVYKTQIQKLQEAAEMVKSRCENLLRENNLITKNKNKKLEKLRGQMESHLQELERVRDSLTAAEGRLHECQESLQHCKGKCADQAHTVSELQGQVDANHNLLRKLSLEEENYLIQLKCENLKQKLEQMDAENKELEKKLANQEECLKHSNLKFKEKSAEYTALARQLEAALEEGRQKVSEEIEKMSSRERALQIKILNLETELRKKNEEQNQLVCKMHSKAQHQEVCLKEIQHSLEKSENQNESIKNYLQFLKTSYVTMFG
- the ODF2L gene encoding protein BCAP isoform X5 codes for the protein MLEKLTDNESENTNLKKKVLEKETYIQELSCLFQNEKANALKANRFSQSVKVVHERLQFQIHKKEAENDKLKEYIKSLETKITEWNLQLRKNKHEAVAMKESSKQKTIALKKASKIYRQRLKHFTGDMESLTSQIRDQEAKLSETISASNAWKSHYEKILIEKTELEVQIETMQKQVANLLEDLKKVEDLGKNSCEEILRKLHSIEYENETLNLENTKLKTTLDALKDEVVSVENELLELQEVEKQQKTLIEVYKTQIQKLQEAAEMVKSRCENLLRENNLITKNKNKKLEKLRGQMESHLQELERVRDSLTAAEGRLHECQESLQHCKGKCADQAHTVSELQGQVDANHNLLRKLSLEEENYLIQLKCENLKQKLEQMDAENKELEKKLANQEECLKHSNLKFKEKSAEYTALARQLEAALEEGRQKVSEEIEKMSSRERALQIKILNLETELRKKNEEQNQLVCKMHSKAQHQEVCLKEIQHSLEKSENQNESIKNYLQFLKTSYVTMFG